From a region of the Xyrauchen texanus isolate HMW12.3.18 chromosome 39, RBS_HiC_50CHRs, whole genome shotgun sequence genome:
- the LOC127632573 gene encoding bile salt export pump-like, which produces MPGTVKLRSIKKFGQENDSYEFSDEETNGKYMTTASSGKDKKSKNVKKEDSAIRVSFFQLFRFASCREICMMILGSVCAVLHGSAQPLMLLVFGMLTDTFIAYDVELNELKDPEKECANNTIQWRNLTEEENLALNMTLPCGLLDIEYEMTNFAYYYVAIGAGVFILGYLQISLWITAAARQIQVIRKMYFRKVMRMEIGWFDCTSVGELNTRMSDDINKINDAIADQVGIFIQRFTTFVCGFLMGFAKGWKLTLVIVSVSPLIGVGAALMALFVAKLTGMELQAYAKAGAVADEVLSSVRTVAAFGGEKKEVDRYDRNLISAQRWGIRKGLIMGFFTGYMWFIIFLCYALAFWYGSSLVVDTQEYSPGTLLQVFFGVLIAALNLGQASPCLEAFASGRGAATIIFETIEREPEIDCLSEAGYKLDKVKGDLEFHYVTFHYPSRPDVKILDQLSLQVTSGETTAFVGPSGAGKSTTIQLIQRFYDPKEGMVTLDGHDIRGLNIQWLRSLIGIVEQEPVLFATTIAENIRYGSPGVSSNDIIKAAKEANAYNFIMDLPQKFDTLVGEGGGQMSGGQKQRIAIARALVRNPRILLLDMATSALDNESEAVVQEALDKVRMGRTTISIAHRLSTIKNADVIVGFEHGRAVEQGKHDELLDRKGVYFTLVTLQTQGDKALNQKARKEMEDVESVDPDAERRSLKRAGIYRASLRASIHQRSRSQLSNIIPESSVPITGELGPRSYSETRVSREDEGKSALPVDDSEEVEPAPVARILKYNAPEWPYMLFGSFGAAVNGGVNPVYSLLFSQILATFSMPDPVEQRREINGICLFFVLVGLISFFTQMLQGYAFSKSGELLTRRLRRLGFQAMLGQEIGWFDDHKNSPGALTTRLATDASQVQGATGSQIGMIVNSLTNIGVAIIISFYFSWKLTMVILCFLPFLALSGGFQAKMLTGFAKQDKEAMESAGQISGEALNNIRTIAGLGKERKFVEMFEIQLEAPYHAALKKANVYGACYGFAQCVVFMANSASYRFGGYLVRQEGLHFSMVFRVISAIVTSGTALGRASSYTPDYAKAKISAARFFQLLDRIPKISVYSNEGYKWDHFKGDIEFIDCKFTYPSRPDIQVLNGLNVSVRPGQTLAFVGSSGCGKSTSVQLLERFYDPDNGRVLIDGRESARVNVAFLRSKIGIVSQEPILFDCSIAENIRYGDNQRELSLDDVISAAKKAQLHDFVMSLPEKYDTNVGSQGSQLSRGQKQRIAIARAIVRDPKILLLDEATSALDTESEKTVQEALDKAREGRTCIVIAHRLSTIQNSDIIAVMSRGYVIEKGTHDYLMGLKGAYYKLVTTGAPIS; this is translated from the exons ATGCCAGGCACTGTGAAGCTGCGCAGCATCAAGAAGTTTGGACAGGAAAATGACAGTTATGAATTTTCGGATGAAG AGACAAATGGGAAGTACAT GACAACGGCATCATCTGGAAAGGATAAGAA GTCCAAAAATGTCAAGAAAGAAGACTCTGCCATACGTGTCAGCTTCTTTCAACTG TTTCGCTTTGCCAGTTGCCGAGAGATCTGTATGATGATTTTAGGGAGTGTTTGTGCAGTTCTTCATGGCTCAGCGCAACCATTGATGCTGCTCGTGTTCGGGATGCTAACGGACACCTTCATTGCGTACGATGTTGAACTCAATGAACTTAAGGACCCAGAGAAAGAGTGTGCGAATAATACAATACAGTGGCGAAACCTGACAGAGGAAGAAAACCTGGCACTAAACATGACTTTACCATGCGG GCTATTGGACATTGAATATGAAATGACCAATTTTGCATACTATTATGTTGCCATCGGAGCGGGTGTCTTCATTCTTGGATACCTCCAA ATCTCTCTGTGGATAACTGCAGCAGCACGTCAGATTCAGGTCATCCGGAAGATGTATTTCAGGAAGGTCATGAGGATGGAGATCGGTTGGTTTGATTGCACCTCTGTGGGAGAGCTAAACACACGCATGTCTGA TGACATCAACAAGATAAACGATGCAATCGCTGATCAGGTGGGGATCTTCATCCAACGATTCACCACGTTTGTGTGCGGTTTCCTAATGGGTTTTGCGAAGGGCTGGAAACTAACACTTGTCATCGTCTCAGTGTCTCCACTGATCGGTGTCGGAGCTGCTCTCATGGCTCTG TTTGTGGCAAAACTGACGGGAATGGAGCTGCAGGCATATGCTAAAGCTGGTGCTGTGGCAGATGAGGTTTTGTCCTCTGTACGCACAGTTGCAGCATTTGGTGGGGAGAAAAAAGAGGTGGACAG GTATGATCGTAATCTAATCTCTGCCCAGCGATGGGGCATCAGGAAAGGTCTGATCATGGGGTTCTTCACTGGCTACATGTGGTTCATCATCTTCCTGTGTTACGCATTGGCTTTCTGGTATGGATCCAGCCTTGTAGTGGACACACAAGAGTATAGTCCTGGAACATTACTGCAG GTGTTTTTTGGAGTGCTCATTGCAGCATTGAATCTAGGCCAGGCATCTCCTTGTCTGGAGGCCTTTGCTTCAGGAAGAGGAGCTGCCACCATTATCTTTGAGACCATAGAGCGT GAACCAGAGATCGATTGTCTCTCTGAGGCTGGATACAAGTTAGACAAAGTGAAAGGAGACTTGGAATTTCATTATGTAACTTTTCATTACCCTTCCAGGCCTGACGTGAAG ATCCTAGATCAACTCAGTCTGCAGGTAACATCAGGTGAGACAACAGCTTTTGTGGGTCCAAGTGGCGCAGGGAAGAGCACTACAATCCAGCTCATCCAACGATTCTATGACCCCAAAGAaggaatg GTTACATTGGATGGTCATGATATCCGGGGTCTGAACATCCAGTGGCTTCGTTCTCTGATTGGAATTGTAGAGCAGGAGCCGGTTCTGTTTGCTACCACCATTGCTGAGAACATCAGATATGGAAGCCCTGGAGTCTCAAGCAACGACATCATTAAAGCAGCCAAAGAGGCCAATGCCTACAATTTCATAATGGACCTACCACAG AAATTTGACACTTTGGTAGGTGAGGGTGGTGGCCAGATGAGTGGTGGGCAGAAACAACGAATCGCAATAGCCCGAGCACTGGTGAGGAACCCCAGGATCCTCCTTCTGGACATGGCCACATCAGCCCTGGACAATGAGAGTGAAGCTGTCGTACAGGAGGCTTTGGACAAG GTCCGAATGGGTCGCACCACCATCTCCATAGCTCACCGTTTATCCACGATAAAGAATGCAGACGTGATTGTGGGATTTGAGCATGGGCGTGCTGTGGAACAAGGAAAACACGATGAGCTGTTGGACAGAAAAGGTGTCTATTTCACCCTGGTCACTCTTCAGACTCAGGGTGATAAAGCACTTAACCAAAAAGCTAGAAAAG AAATGGAGGACGTTGAAAGTGTTGACCCAGATGCAGAACGAAGGAGTCTCAAAAGGGCAGGAATTTATCGTGCTAGCTTGAG GGCCTCAATTCATCAAAGATCTCGATCACAGTTGTCAAACATTATACCAGAATCTTCTGTGCCTATAACCGGAGAGCTTGGACCTCGCTCATACTCTGAAACCCGTGTTTCTCGAGAGGATGAGGGAAAG AGTGCACTTCCTGTTGACGATTCAGAGGAGGTAGAGCCAGCTCCTGTGGCCCGCATTCTGAAATACAATGCCCCAGAATGGCCCTACATGCTGTTTGGAAGCTTTGGAGCAGCTGTGAATGGAGGGGTGAATCCTGTCTACTCTCTCCTCTTCAGCCAAATCCTGGCG ACATTCTCAATGCCTGATCCTGTTGAGCAAAGGAGGGAAATTAATGGAATCTGTCTCTTCTTTGTACTTGTTGGTTTGATTTCTTTCTTCACCCAAATGTTACAG gGCTATGCATTCTCTAAATCTGGGGAGTTGCTGACTCGTAGATTGAGGCGTCTGGGTTTTCAGGCAATGTTGGGACAGgagattggctggtttgatgaCCATAAAAACAGCCCTGGTGCTTTGACAACAAGGCTGGCCACTGATGCCTCACAAGTGCAGGGA GCCACAGGGTCTCAGATTGGTATGATCGTAAATTCTCTGACCAACATCGGTGTGGCCATTATCATCTCCTTCTACTTCAGCTGGAAACTCACTATGGTCATCTTGTGCTTCTTGCCCTTCCTGGCACTCTCTGGGGGATTCCAGGCCAAGATGCTAACTGGATTTGCTAAGCAGGACAAAGAGGCCATGGAGTCAGCAGGACAA ATATCTGGGGAGGCTCTAAATAACATCCGCACCATTGCTGGCCTGGGGAAAGAACGTAAATTTGTGGAAATGTTTGAAATACAGCTGGAGGCACCGTACCATGCTGCGTTAAAGAAAGCTAATGTTTATGGTGCCTGCTACGGGTTTGCCCAGTGCGTGGTCTTCATGGCAAACTCTGCTTCCTACCGATTTGGTGGATACCTGGTCCGTCAAGAGGGGCTACACTTTAGTATGGTTTTCAG GGTGATTTCAGCGATTGTAACAAGTGGCACAGCTCTGGGTCGAGCCTCCTCCTATACACCAGACTATGCCAAAGCCAAGATCTCTGCTGCAAGATTCTTCCAGCTCCTCGATCGCATTCCGAAAATAAGTGTCTACAGCAATGAAGGCTATAAATGG GATCATTTTAAAGGGGACATTGAATTTATAGACTGCAAGTTCACATACCCCTCCAGACCAGATATTCAGGTTCTGAATGGGTTGAATGTGAGTGTTAGGCCAGGTCAGACTTTGGCCTTTGTGGGCAGCAGTGGCTGCGGCAAGAGCACTAGTGTACAACTATTGGAGAGATTCTACGATCCTGACAATGGACGTGTG CTCATTGATGGCCGTGAATCTGCTCGGGTCAATGTTGCTTTCCTGCGCTCTAAGATTGGGATCGTCTCTCAGGAGCCAATTCTGTTTGACTGCAGTATTGCAGAGAACATCCGCTATGGAGATAATCAGCGAGAGCTCAGCTTGGATGATGTCATCTCTGCAGCCAAGAAGGCCCAGTTGCATGACTTTGTCATGTCACTTCCTGAG AAATACGACACTAATGTTGGTTCCCAAGGTTCGCAGCTTTCTCGGGGTCAAAAGCAACGCATTGCCATTGCTAGAGCAATCGTACGAGACCCCAAAATACTTTTGCTGGATGAGGCCACCTCAGCGCTGGATACAGAAAGCGAGAAG ACTGTACAGGAGGCTTTGGATAAAGCGAGAGAAGGCAGAACTTGTATCGTCATTGCTCACCGTCTTTCTACCATCCAGAACTCTGACATTATAGCTGTGATGTCACGGGGCTATGTCATCGAGAAGGGTACTCATGACTATCTCATGGGCCTGAAGGGAGCATACTACAAACTCGTTACAACTGGAGCTCCAATCAGCTAA